The Streptomyces sp. NL15-2K genome contains a region encoding:
- a CDS encoding DUF6055 domain-containing protein, whose protein sequence is MGALGVALGITPASARPDTASQAASQTAAAAKSVYIPPSWAAAGEVPWAQNRTRESANFILLWGEKSGTDPKNAPGDYRFDPDNILGQLENLYSYYVNTMKFTPETGLLAQHKIDVIITRTWNRGALDAWATGGSADGRVGVINIAPAAAAPGSWGLAHELGHVFQNYTFLGKGGGVGFTDPSAGTFWETSAEFMAMQVYPNGGAGDLTRFLRTENLAYSSSRHHYGNWMLVQYLVDKYGGIKTFNDLWNQARNNEHPLETYRRINNLTQAQLNTRIAEYAQRQVTFDYSNRSRFMPFINNVYGAGFINAYNGVPVNAVNKSTGHYAIPDALAPSDYGYNKIKLVPSSDGALIKLHLKGHTTSDAAGWSYGFVAVRNGVPRYGALSSSPDGQISFQTQPGEKEVYLVVTGTPSRVHHYAFLDGYTKNHRYAYEFRISGAVPSGHESGYQKPAATGGGHWHSNGGGWVDNRANVASTAYVGPRAAVFGNSTVTGNARIEGLAWVNSGATISGSVVVKDNAIVQGGANLSGSTVLGGDAEMWITCSSGTYLMFNPDRGCDGRGGESDVNPPHGTFTDEQLAITI, encoded by the coding sequence GTGGGTGCGCTGGGTGTGGCCCTCGGAATCACTCCCGCGTCGGCCCGCCCGGACACCGCCTCGCAGGCCGCCTCGCAGACCGCGGCAGCCGCCAAGAGCGTCTACATTCCGCCCAGTTGGGCCGCGGCCGGCGAGGTTCCGTGGGCGCAGAACCGCACCCGGGAGTCGGCCAACTTCATCCTGTTGTGGGGTGAGAAGTCGGGTACCGACCCGAAGAACGCCCCCGGCGACTACCGGTTCGACCCGGACAACATCCTCGGCCAGCTGGAGAACCTGTACTCCTACTACGTGAACACCATGAAGTTCACGCCGGAAACAGGCCTGTTGGCCCAGCACAAGATCGACGTGATCATCACGCGAACCTGGAACCGCGGTGCCCTCGACGCCTGGGCCACCGGCGGCTCGGCCGACGGCAGGGTCGGGGTCATCAACATCGCGCCCGCCGCGGCGGCGCCCGGTTCCTGGGGCCTGGCCCACGAGCTCGGCCACGTCTTCCAGAACTACACCTTCCTCGGCAAGGGCGGGGGTGTCGGCTTCACCGACCCGTCGGCCGGGACGTTCTGGGAGACCAGCGCCGAGTTCATGGCGATGCAGGTCTACCCGAACGGGGGTGCCGGTGATCTGACCCGGTTCCTGCGCACCGAGAACCTGGCGTACTCCTCCAGCCGCCACCACTACGGCAACTGGATGCTCGTGCAGTACCTCGTCGACAAGTACGGCGGCATCAAGACCTTCAACGACCTCTGGAACCAGGCACGCAACAACGAGCATCCGCTCGAGACGTACCGGCGCATCAACAACCTGACACAGGCTCAGTTGAACACGAGGATCGCCGAGTACGCCCAGCGCCAGGTCACCTTCGACTACTCCAACCGCAGCCGCTTCATGCCGTTCATCAACAACGTGTACGGCGCGGGCTTCATCAACGCCTACAACGGGGTCCCGGTGAACGCGGTCAACAAGTCGACCGGCCACTACGCGATCCCGGACGCCCTGGCCCCCTCGGACTACGGCTACAACAAGATCAAGCTGGTGCCGTCCAGTGACGGTGCTCTGATCAAGCTGCACCTGAAGGGGCACACCACCTCGGACGCCGCCGGCTGGTCGTACGGGTTCGTGGCCGTCAGGAACGGCGTTCCGCGCTACGGGGCCCTCTCCAGCAGCCCCGATGGCCAGATCAGTTTCCAGACCCAGCCGGGCGAGAAGGAGGTCTACCTCGTCGTCACCGGCACACCGAGCAGGGTGCACCACTACGCGTTCCTCGACGGCTACACCAAGAACCACCGCTACGCCTACGAGTTCCGTATCAGCGGCGCCGTTCCCTCAGGCCACGAGTCCGGGTACCAGAAGCCGGCCGCGACCGGCGGCGGCCACTGGCACTCCAACGGCGGAGGCTGGGTCGACAACCGGGCCAACGTCGCCTCCACCGCCTACGTCGGCCCGCGCGCCGCGGTCTTCGGCAACTCGACCGTGACCGGCAACGCCCGTATCGAGGGCCTCGCCTGGGTCAACTCCGGAGCGACGATCAGCGGCAGTGTCGTCGTCAAGGACAACGCGATCGTGCAGGGCGGAGCCAACCTGTCCGGCAGCACCGTGCTCGGTGGAGACGCCGAGATGTGGATCACCTGCTCCTCCGGCACGTACCTGATGTTCAACCCCGACCGGGGATGCGACGGCAGAGGTGGCGAGAGCGACGTCAACCCACCGCACGGCACGTTCACGGACGAGCAACTCGCGATCACCATCTAG
- a CDS encoding acyl-CoA dehydrogenase family protein — MEYEGSATHAVTNQPPPLAPYDASADTALLDGLRREGAGWAEEGIRRLGLRAGSAEAQEWGDLANRHEPELRTHDRYGNRVDEVEFHPSWHHLMRAAVTEGLAGAPWAEDRAGAHVARTAGGLVWGHTEAGHGCPTSMTYAAIPALRRQPELAKIYEPLLTSREYEPGLKVPTDKRGLLAGMGMTEKQGGSDVRTNTTTATPTAESGVYTLRGHKWFTSAPMCDLFLVLAQAPGGLSCFLVPRVLPDGSRNTFRIQRLKDKLGNRSNASSEPEFEGTVAWLVGPEGQGVKTIIEMVNCTRLDCVMMSATLMRKTLVEAGHHVRHRSAFGARLLDQPLMRNVLADLALESEAATTLTLRLAGAADRVARGDTGEAAFRRIATAVGKYWVTKRGPAFTAEALECLGGNGYVEESGMPRHYREAPLLSIWEGSGNVNALDVLRALRRERATAEALFGELALAQGADARLDTAVTRLKEQVARTSEAGARRLVELMALALQASLLVRHAPPAVADAFCASRLGGDWGHAFGTLPDAADLDAILARALPEAS, encoded by the coding sequence ATGGAATACGAGGGATCCGCCACCCACGCCGTCACCAACCAGCCCCCTCCCCTGGCCCCCTACGACGCGTCCGCGGACACGGCCCTGCTCGACGGGCTGCGCCGCGAGGGTGCCGGATGGGCCGAGGAGGGCATCCGGCGGCTCGGGCTCAGGGCCGGCAGCGCCGAGGCGCAGGAGTGGGGCGATCTGGCCAACCGCCACGAACCCGAGCTGCGCACGCACGACCGGTACGGCAACCGCGTGGACGAGGTCGAGTTCCACCCGAGCTGGCACCACCTGATGCGGGCCGCGGTCACCGAGGGGCTGGCCGGCGCGCCCTGGGCGGAGGACCGGGCGGGCGCCCATGTCGCCCGTACCGCGGGCGGGCTGGTGTGGGGGCACACCGAGGCAGGCCACGGCTGTCCGACGTCGATGACGTACGCGGCGATCCCCGCGCTGCGCAGGCAGCCGGAACTCGCCAAGATCTACGAACCCCTGCTGACCAGCCGTGAGTACGAACCGGGCCTCAAGGTGCCGACCGACAAGCGCGGCCTGCTGGCGGGCATGGGGATGACGGAGAAGCAGGGCGGCTCCGACGTCCGGACGAACACCACGACGGCCACGCCCACCGCCGAGTCCGGCGTGTACACGCTGCGCGGGCACAAGTGGTTCACGTCGGCGCCGATGTGCGACCTCTTCCTCGTGCTGGCCCAGGCTCCAGGCGGCCTGTCCTGCTTCCTGGTCCCGCGTGTGCTGCCCGACGGCAGCCGCAACACCTTCCGCATCCAGCGGCTGAAGGACAAGCTGGGCAACCGGTCCAACGCCTCCTCCGAGCCCGAGTTCGAAGGAACCGTCGCCTGGCTGGTCGGCCCCGAGGGGCAAGGCGTCAAGACGATCATCGAGATGGTCAACTGCACCCGGCTGGACTGCGTGATGATGTCGGCCACCCTGATGCGCAAGACGCTCGTCGAGGCGGGGCACCACGTACGCCACCGCAGCGCGTTCGGGGCACGGCTGCTGGACCAGCCGCTGATGCGCAACGTGCTGGCCGATCTGGCGCTGGAGTCCGAGGCCGCGACCACACTCACCCTGCGGCTGGCCGGCGCGGCCGACCGCGTGGCGCGCGGGGACACCGGTGAGGCCGCCTTCCGCCGGATCGCGACCGCCGTGGGCAAGTACTGGGTCACCAAGCGGGGCCCGGCCTTCACCGCCGAGGCCCTGGAGTGTCTCGGCGGCAACGGCTACGTCGAGGAGTCGGGCATGCCCCGGCACTACCGCGAGGCTCCCCTGCTGTCGATCTGGGAGGGGTCGGGGAACGTCAACGCGCTCGATGTGCTGCGGGCGTTGCGGCGTGAAAGGGCGACCGCGGAGGCCCTGTTCGGCGAACTCGCCCTGGCGCAGGGGGCGGACGCCCGGCTGGACACGGCCGTGACGCGGCTGAAGGAGCAGGTGGCCCGGACGTCCGAGGCCGGCGCACGGCGGCTGGTGGAGCTGATGGCCCTGGCCTTGCAGGCCTCGCTCCTGGTCCGGCACGCCCCGCCCGCCGTCGCCGACGCCTTCTGCGCGAGTCGGCTCGGGGGCGACTGGGGGCACGCCTTCGGCACGCTTCCCGACGCCGCCGACCTGGACGCGATCCTGGCGCGGGCGCTGCCCGAGGCGAGCTGA
- a CDS encoding HEAT repeat domain-containing protein, producing the protein MFTGIDEVDWASLRHAYGSAEDVPGLLRGLASADRAEREVSLDGMYGTVHHQGDVYDSTLASVPFLFALAGGEDVRERGGIVELLVSIGWEGEEREDGTDSPGTAARAAVRAGAELFVRLSGDAEAAVRRAAAGAVVRFVDEPARVLGLLRQRITVERDDRVLLALAESLGLFVRRHPGHAAEALELLVAQSAPPYGPGLRLAALGQLAGCAPDRLPPDLAAVAVRLLRERSALRPVGQPEAEGPGEDTLVGRLRRLRPSDEEGSQLLRTLHTALDDRVSDRIALLDGQLTSPDPTDRCNGVWMSAGLLREWRADCTGLVALLGAQSGAPEDRLRDAAVSVLVDLFHLAAPAADGLAALVTSRPDLWVRSWERGVPTLGGPLKALARSGDPRAVPVLAEVLAGPVVPADLGQVIGHLGGDAAPLAPAVRRRLGEIPLDSPETSARAVPLVTALTALGDREAVPEVMRLVHGIPVGLRPDDAHVGPVLRALGAFGPAAREAIPVLRGLLDSACASAAARALWEVEGDASVVLPVLLRELAAEEAHRRRSAAEVLSRLGPAAAPAPSGLRRMTEADWVWERVTAACALWRIDGYGEYGRDVAHHGYDGDTEPVLPVLRAAWTEHPHTRGAVAECLVEAGPSAAAPLRDLLETELSAPRRHLALLRGYRGHDILKDERLLRACRKLLRGE; encoded by the coding sequence GTGTTCACGGGGATCGACGAGGTCGACTGGGCCTCGCTGCGACATGCGTACGGCAGTGCGGAGGACGTGCCCGGATTGCTGCGCGGGCTCGCCTCGGCGGACCGGGCCGAGCGGGAGGTGTCGCTGGACGGGATGTACGGCACCGTGCACCACCAGGGAGACGTGTACGACTCGACGCTCGCCAGCGTTCCGTTCCTGTTCGCGCTCGCGGGGGGTGAGGACGTGCGCGAGCGGGGCGGGATAGTCGAGCTCCTGGTGAGCATCGGGTGGGAGGGCGAGGAACGGGAGGACGGCACCGACTCCCCCGGCACGGCGGCCCGTGCCGCGGTCCGCGCGGGTGCGGAGCTCTTCGTCCGGCTGAGCGGGGACGCGGAGGCGGCGGTGCGCAGGGCGGCCGCGGGCGCGGTCGTGCGGTTCGTCGACGAACCGGCCCGGGTCCTGGGCCTGTTGCGGCAGCGGATCACGGTGGAGCGGGACGACCGGGTTCTGCTCGCCCTGGCGGAGAGCCTCGGCCTGTTCGTACGGCGGCACCCCGGGCACGCCGCCGAGGCTCTGGAGCTGCTGGTGGCGCAGAGCGCGCCGCCGTACGGGCCCGGGCTGCGGCTCGCCGCGCTCGGTCAGCTCGCGGGCTGCGCTCCCGACCGCCTCCCTCCCGACCTGGCGGCCGTCGCCGTCCGGCTGCTCAGGGAGAGGTCCGCGCTGCGGCCGGTCGGGCAGCCGGAGGCCGAGGGTCCCGGCGAGGACACGCTCGTCGGCCGGCTGCGGCGGCTGCGCCCCTCGGACGAGGAGGGCTCGCAGCTGCTGCGGACCCTCCACACCGCGCTCGACGACCGGGTGAGCGACCGGATCGCACTCCTCGACGGGCAGTTGACCAGCCCGGATCCGACCGACCGGTGCAACGGCGTGTGGATGTCCGCGGGGCTGCTGCGCGAGTGGCGGGCGGACTGCACCGGGCTCGTCGCACTGCTCGGCGCTCAGTCGGGTGCGCCGGAGGACCGGCTGCGCGATGCGGCGGTGTCCGTCCTCGTGGATCTCTTCCACCTCGCCGCTCCCGCCGCCGACGGCCTCGCCGCACTGGTGACATCCCGACCCGATCTCTGGGTGCGGTCGTGGGAGCGCGGGGTGCCGACGCTCGGCGGCCCGCTCAAGGCCCTGGCCAGGAGCGGGGATCCGCGGGCGGTGCCGGTGCTCGCCGAAGTGCTGGCAGGACCGGTCGTGCCGGCTGATCTGGGGCAGGTGATCGGTCACCTCGGCGGGGACGCGGCCCCGCTGGCGCCCGCGGTGCGGCGCAGGCTCGGTGAGATCCCCCTCGACTCGCCCGAGACCTCCGCCCGGGCCGTGCCACTGGTGACGGCGCTCACCGCCCTGGGTGACCGGGAGGCCGTGCCGGAGGTGATGCGGCTGGTGCACGGCATACCCGTCGGCCTCCGGCCGGACGACGCGCACGTGGGACCCGTCCTGCGGGCGCTGGGCGCGTTCGGGCCCGCCGCACGTGAGGCGATACCGGTGCTGCGGGGCCTGCTGGACAGCGCGTGCGCGAGCGCGGCGGCACGTGCCCTGTGGGAGGTGGAGGGGGACGCGTCCGTCGTCCTTCCTGTTCTGCTGCGGGAGTTGGCGGCCGAGGAGGCCCATCGTCGGCGGTCGGCCGCGGAGGTGCTGTCGCGGCTGGGGCCGGCGGCCGCTCCCGCGCCGTCCGGGCTGCGGCGCATGACGGAGGCCGACTGGGTGTGGGAGCGGGTGACGGCCGCATGCGCGCTGTGGCGGATCGACGGGTACGGCGAGTACGGCAGGGACGTCGCACACCACGGGTACGACGGGGATACAGAACCCGTCCTTCCGGTGCTGCGCGCCGCTTGGACGGAGCACCCGCACACACGCGGCGCGGTCGCCGAGTGCCTCGTCGAGGCGGGACCATCGGCCGCGGCACCCCTGCGGGACCTGCTGGAGACGGAACTGTCCGCACCGCGGCGCCACTTGGCGCTGCTCAGGGGATACCGCGGTCACGACATCCTGAAGGACGAGCGGTTGCTGCGGGCGTGCCGGAAGCTGCTGCGGGGCGAGTAG
- a CDS encoding exo-alpha-sialidase has protein sequence MTEVLLAVGTRKGLFIGRRKGSAWEFDESPYFNAQAVYSVAIDTRGDRPRLLAGGDSAHWGPSVFHSDDLGRTWTEPAQPAVKFPKDTEASLERVWQLHPAAAEPDVVYAGTEPAALYRSEDRGERFELVRPLWEHPTRSQWVPGGGGEGLHTVITDKRDPRAVTVAVSTAGVFRTKDGGASWQPSNSGVSAVFLPDPNPEFGQCVHKIAQDAATPDRLYLQNHWGVYRSDDAGAHWTDIGEGLPSTFGFAAATHPHRGDTAYVFPINADADRVPADRRCRVFRTGDAGKTWEPLTAGLPQEDHYGTVLRDAMCTDDADPAGVYFGNRNGEVFASADDGDSWRQLTSHLPDVLCVRAAVVG, from the coding sequence ATGACCGAAGTACTGCTCGCCGTGGGCACACGCAAGGGCCTGTTCATCGGGCGCAGAAAGGGCAGCGCGTGGGAGTTCGACGAAAGCCCCTACTTCAACGCACAGGCCGTGTACTCGGTCGCCATCGACACCCGGGGCGACCGCCCACGGCTGCTGGCCGGCGGTGACAGCGCGCACTGGGGTCCGTCGGTGTTCCACTCCGACGACCTGGGCCGGACGTGGACGGAACCGGCACAGCCCGCCGTGAAGTTTCCCAAGGACACGGAGGCGTCGCTGGAGCGGGTCTGGCAGCTGCACCCGGCGGCCGCGGAACCGGACGTGGTCTACGCGGGCACGGAACCCGCCGCGCTGTACCGCTCCGAGGACCGCGGCGAGAGATTCGAGCTCGTCCGGCCGCTGTGGGAGCACCCCACGCGGTCGCAGTGGGTGCCGGGCGGTGGCGGTGAGGGTCTGCACACCGTGATCACCGACAAGCGGGACCCGCGCGCGGTGACGGTGGCGGTGTCGACGGCCGGGGTGTTCCGTACGAAGGACGGCGGCGCGAGCTGGCAGCCGTCCAACTCCGGCGTCTCCGCGGTGTTCCTTCCGGATCCGAACCCGGAGTTCGGCCAGTGCGTGCACAAGATCGCGCAGGACGCGGCGACGCCGGACCGGCTGTACCTGCAGAACCACTGGGGGGTGTACCGCAGCGACGACGCCGGCGCGCACTGGACGGACATCGGCGAGGGCCTGCCCTCCACGTTCGGCTTCGCGGCGGCCACCCATCCCCACCGGGGCGACACGGCGTACGTCTTCCCGATCAACGCCGACGCGGACCGGGTGCCCGCCGACCGGCGCTGCCGGGTCTTCCGTACGGGGGACGCCGGCAAGACCTGGGAGCCGCTCACGGCGGGCCTGCCGCAGGAGGACCACTACGGCACGGTGCTGCGGGACGCGATGTGCACGGACGACGCGGACCCGGCGGGCGTGTACTTCGGCAACCGCAACGGCGAGGTGTTCGCGTCGGCCGACGACGGTGACAGCTGGCGGCAGCTGACGTCGCACCTGCCGGACGTGCTGTGTGTGCGGGCCGCGGTGGTCGGGTGA
- a CDS encoding discoidin domain-containing protein, with protein sequence MKRLLIALALLIGSVCSATPAAAAQTIGFPTFSGPAIPAPPVAHTTGDMMKAIYDAESSGTDFWMDRLLARSGNDPAGPWLMSRGRAVFMKEHDPSRLGFGGKVAYWESINDNNAYTIAVTPGTFTEQVSQRRQAPSHWKSVHTSGSITVDQTKFITDNNVAVTNLSIKNNGTSSTTLQLRATSPYATTGTGSELTGQVNAYNNLTTIRPRLTGDGFTVSSGGLSRSVTIAAGATVTTKVVMGFVTDEIPESLTEYNAYAGHSPTTAFATHVRDYNRWWAQNVPYIDVPEPAIKKSIYYRWWLMRFNSLDADIPGQTFQFPTSTEGVLGYNNAIALTQPMHIDDLKYLRDPAYAYGDWLSVGQTSKGGRFLDNPGDPENWSNSYTQYIAEAAWKSYQIHGGQPGIAANLARYAEGDVKGQLAHYDHDNNKLIEYDWGALTGNDADAVSFHWKPNTNMDRAESAYQYSGALAAAQAYEAIGNTAKATEMRTLANQIKDAIVNVLWNPNRQLFEHRLKPTNEWVPWKEINNYYPFSVGAVPNTATYKQALRLYDDPAQYPVFPFYTANQVDKKAAAEAGEPGSNNFSTINSTVQFRLYSSVLRNYPNSWMNATDYKKLLYWNAWSQYIGGNTQWPDANEFWADWNGSSINYRSWIHHNILGSSNWTVIEDVAGLRPRNDAKVELSPIDIGWSHFTVNNLRYRGADLTIVWDDPADGVVRYPGVPEGYSIYVNGNRAATVSSLVPFTWDPATGEVTTSGTVTHHTSVPGLKAPHQVVQNSPRMVDMLAKAGVDLTADLTNLASGATVSASHTGSGSNVSGAVDGYPTNEPFWGAAGSSNSQDWYELDFGTTRTLNEVRLYFKDSRPASTTYRAPSAYAIQYYNGSSWVNAPSQTKSPAAPRANYNLVRFPSLTAQRIRVLATNVSGAKTGLTEVKVYNRGGAQPPANLATSATASASYTSSWESVTAVNDGIDPPSSNDTVNPRWGTWPETGQQWAELTWPSAKTIDKAEVYFFDDDQGIDMPSSWKLQYWNGSAYVDVAGASGYPLAKNQYNTVTFTATNTTRLRLQLTGNGSNSVGLLEAKVYGP encoded by the coding sequence ATGAAGCGCCTCCTCATCGCACTGGCGCTCCTCATCGGTTCCGTCTGTTCCGCGACCCCGGCCGCCGCCGCGCAGACCATCGGGTTCCCCACCTTCAGCGGACCCGCGATCCCGGCCCCGCCCGTCGCCCACACGACGGGCGACATGATGAAAGCCATCTACGACGCGGAGAGCTCGGGAACCGACTTCTGGATGGACCGCCTGCTCGCCCGCTCCGGCAACGACCCGGCCGGCCCCTGGCTGATGAGCCGTGGGCGGGCCGTCTTCATGAAGGAGCACGACCCCTCCCGGCTCGGCTTCGGCGGCAAGGTCGCCTACTGGGAGAGCATCAACGACAACAACGCCTACACCATCGCGGTGACCCCGGGCACCTTCACCGAACAGGTCTCCCAGCGCCGACAGGCGCCCAGCCACTGGAAGAGCGTGCACACCAGCGGCTCGATCACGGTCGACCAGACGAAGTTCATCACGGACAACAACGTCGCCGTGACCAACCTGTCGATCAAGAACAACGGTACGAGCTCCACCACGCTGCAGTTACGGGCGACTTCCCCGTACGCCACCACGGGTACCGGAAGCGAACTGACCGGGCAGGTGAACGCCTACAACAACCTCACCACCATCCGTCCCCGGCTCACCGGCGACGGGTTCACCGTCTCCAGCGGCGGGCTCAGCCGCTCCGTGACCATCGCGGCCGGAGCCACGGTGACCACCAAGGTGGTGATGGGCTTCGTCACCGACGAGATCCCCGAGTCCCTCACGGAGTACAACGCCTACGCGGGCCACTCCCCCACCACCGCGTTCGCGACCCACGTCAGGGACTACAACCGGTGGTGGGCGCAGAACGTGCCCTATATCGACGTACCCGAGCCCGCGATCAAGAAGAGCATCTACTACCGGTGGTGGCTGATGCGCTTCAACAGCCTCGACGCCGACATCCCAGGGCAGACCTTCCAGTTCCCGACCTCGACCGAAGGCGTCCTCGGCTACAACAACGCGATCGCCCTCACCCAGCCCATGCACATCGACGACCTCAAGTACCTGCGCGACCCGGCCTACGCCTACGGCGACTGGCTGAGCGTCGGCCAGACCTCCAAGGGCGGCCGCTTCCTCGACAACCCCGGTGACCCGGAGAACTGGTCCAACAGCTACACCCAGTACATCGCCGAGGCGGCCTGGAAGAGCTACCAGATCCACGGCGGCCAGCCGGGCATCGCCGCGAACCTGGCCAGATACGCCGAAGGTGACGTCAAGGGCCAGCTCGCGCACTACGACCACGACAACAACAAGCTCATCGAGTACGACTGGGGCGCCCTGACCGGCAACGACGCCGACGCGGTCTCCTTCCACTGGAAGCCCAACACCAACATGGACCGTGCCGAGTCCGCCTACCAGTACAGCGGCGCGCTCGCCGCCGCGCAGGCCTACGAGGCGATCGGCAACACGGCCAAGGCCACCGAGATGCGCACGCTGGCGAATCAGATCAAGGACGCGATCGTCAATGTGCTGTGGAACCCGAACCGGCAGCTGTTCGAGCACCGGTTGAAGCCGACGAACGAGTGGGTGCCCTGGAAGGAGATCAACAACTACTACCCCTTCTCGGTCGGAGCCGTCCCCAACACGGCGACCTACAAGCAGGCGCTCCGGCTGTACGACGATCCGGCGCAGTACCCCGTCTTCCCGTTCTACACGGCCAACCAGGTCGACAAGAAGGCGGCGGCCGAGGCCGGGGAGCCGGGCTCCAACAACTTCTCCACCATCAACTCCACCGTACAGTTCCGGCTCTACTCCTCGGTGCTGCGCAACTACCCCAACTCCTGGATGAACGCGACCGACTACAAGAAGCTGCTGTACTGGAACGCCTGGTCGCAGTACATCGGCGGCAACACCCAGTGGCCCGACGCCAACGAGTTCTGGGCCGACTGGAACGGCAGCTCGATCAACTACCGCTCCTGGATCCACCACAACATCCTCGGCAGCAGCAACTGGACGGTGATCGAAGACGTCGCGGGGCTTCGGCCGCGCAACGACGCCAAGGTCGAGCTCTCCCCGATCGACATCGGCTGGAGCCACTTCACCGTCAACAACCTCCGCTACCGGGGCGCCGACCTGACCATCGTCTGGGACGACCCGGCCGACGGCGTGGTGCGCTATCCCGGCGTCCCGGAGGGCTACTCGATCTACGTCAACGGCAACCGCGCCGCCACCGTCAGCTCGCTGGTGCCCTTCACCTGGGACCCGGCCACCGGCGAGGTCACCACGAGCGGCACGGTCACGCACCACACGTCCGTCCCCGGCCTCAAGGCCCCCCACCAGGTCGTGCAGAACAGTCCCCGGATGGTCGACATGCTCGCCAAGGCCGGCGTCGACCTGACCGCCGACCTGACCAACCTGGCCTCCGGGGCGACCGTGTCCGCGTCCCACACCGGATCCGGCAGCAACGTCTCCGGCGCCGTCGACGGGTACCCCACCAACGAACCGTTCTGGGGTGCCGCAGGCTCCTCCAACAGCCAGGACTGGTACGAGCTGGACTTCGGCACCACCCGCACGCTCAACGAGGTGCGCCTGTACTTCAAGGACAGCCGACCGGCGAGTACTACCTACCGGGCGCCGTCCGCGTACGCCATCCAGTACTACAACGGCAGTTCATGGGTGAACGCGCCCAGCCAGACCAAGAGCCCGGCCGCACCACGGGCCAACTACAACCTGGTGCGGTTCCCCTCCCTCACCGCCCAGCGCATCCGGGTTCTGGCCACCAACGTCTCGGGTGCCAAGACGGGCCTCACCGAGGTCAAGGTGTACAACCGGGGCGGCGCCCAGCCACCGGCCAACCTGGCGACATCCGCGACGGCCTCCGCCTCGTACACCTCTTCCTGGGAGAGCGTCACCGCGGTCAACGACGGGATCGACCCGCCCTCCTCCAACGACACCGTGAACCCGCGCTGGGGCACCTGGCCGGAGACCGGTCAGCAGTGGGCCGAGCTGACCTGGCCGTCAGCGAAGACCATCGACAAGGCCGAGGTGTACTTCTTCGACGACGACCAGGGCATCGACATGCCCTCCTCCTGGAAGCTCCAGTACTGGAACGGCAGTGCCTACGTCGACGTGGCGGGGGCGAGCGGCTACCCGCTGGCCAAGAACCAGTACAACACCGTCACGTTCACCGCCACGAACACCACGCGACTGCGTCTGCAGCTCACCGGTAACGGCTCCAACTCCGTCGGCCTCCTGGAAGCAAAGGTGTACGGCCCGTGA
- a CDS encoding PaaX family transcriptional regulator C-terminal domain-containing protein, translated as MRINVSAQHAELELRPLSARSVVLSLLLGVHPPELTAKDLVRAVEPFGVGGSTLRAALSRMTAAGDLRRTDTGYRLSDRLLERQRRQDDAVEPHARAWDGDWEMVVITATGRGPAERADLRARLAGLRLAELREGVWLRPANLRRPLPEDLDRVARHFTVRPDGPARELAASLWPLDTWAATARSLLAHVVGTDRPADRLTVFAAVVRHLLADPVLPPELLPADWPGAELRAAYAVYRREITAAEWARGHRA; from the coding sequence ATGCGGATCAACGTGTCGGCGCAGCACGCCGAGCTGGAGCTGCGTCCGCTGTCCGCGCGGTCGGTCGTGCTGAGCCTGCTGCTGGGTGTGCATCCCCCGGAGCTGACGGCGAAGGACCTCGTGCGGGCCGTGGAGCCCTTCGGTGTCGGCGGCTCCACCCTGCGGGCGGCGCTCAGCCGGATGACGGCCGCGGGGGATCTGCGGCGCACCGACACCGGATACCGGCTGAGCGACCGGCTGCTGGAGCGCCAGCGCCGCCAGGACGACGCCGTCGAGCCGCACGCGCGCGCGTGGGACGGCGACTGGGAGATGGTCGTGATCACCGCGACGGGCCGCGGCCCCGCCGAGCGCGCCGACCTGAGGGCGCGACTGGCCGGCCTCCGGCTCGCCGAGCTCCGGGAGGGCGTCTGGCTCCGGCCCGCCAACCTGCGCCGTCCGCTGCCCGAGGACCTCGACCGGGTGGCCCGGCATTTCACGGTCCGGCCCGACGGGCCCGCCCGCGAACTGGCGGCGAGCCTGTGGCCGCTCGACACCTGGGCGGCCACCGCCCGGTCGCTGCTCGCCCACGTCGTCGGCACGGACCGGCCCGCCGACCGCCTCACCGTCTTCGCGGCCGTCGTACGCCACCTGCTCGCCGACCCCGTCCTGCCGCCCGAACTGCTCCCCGCCGACTGGCCGGGGGCGGAGCTGCGCGCCGCGTACGCGGTCTACCGGCGCGAGATCACCGCAGCGGAGTGGGCACGCGGACACCGGGCATGA